In Acidimicrobiia bacterium, the sequence CGAGCGGGGCGAGCTTCGGCCACGGCCGTTGCTGCTCCACCAGCGCGGCGGCGGCGAGGCAGTGCACGTCGTCGAACCGGCGCGCTACGACTTGCAGCGCGACGGGAAGACCGTCCACCAGACCGGCCGGGATGCTGCACGCCGGCTGCCCGGTGAGGTTGAACGGTGCGGTGAACGGCGCCGAGAGCCCCATCAAGGACACCTCCTTGCCGTTCACGAAGCCGCCGAGACGGCCCTCGGCCTCGAAGGCGATCGTCGGGGTGGTCGGCGTGAGCAGCAGGTCGACCTCCTCGAACACCGCCGCCGACGCCGCGACGGTCGCCCACTTTCCCCGCACGGCCTTCAGCAGAATCTCGGGGCGCAGGTGCTCGAACGACGCGACCGACATGCGTAACACGTCGGTGAGATCGTGCACGCGGTCGCGGAGGTCTTCGTACGCGTGCGCCATCTCGTTCACCGTGCCGAGCACGGTCCACGAAGTCCCTGGCTTCGGCAGCTCGACCGGTATGTCGACCAGCTCGAGCCCGGCTGCGTCCACGAGCGCGTCGGCGGCTTCGCGCGCGAGCGAAGAGACCGCTGGCTCTGCGCTCGCGTAACCGAGCGTCGATGACCACGCGACGCGTAGGCCGCGCAACGCGTCGACTGCTTCACCTGACACGAGCTGCGGCTCAAGATCGCGTTCGGGGCGAGCCACAGAATGCGGGTCGGTGAGCGTGGGACCGACGATCACGTCGAGATAGCGGGCCGCGTCGCGCACCGACCGAACCATCGGGCCGCGCACCGACGTTTGCGAGAAGCTGAACATGCCGGGCCCGGTGCCGGTCGCACCGTACGTGGTCTTCATGCCGGGCAGTCCGCAGTACGACGCGGGAATTCGGATCGATCCACCGCCGTCGCCACCGGTACACGCCGGGAAGAGCCCCGCAGCCACCGCGGCCGCCGAACCGCCCGACGAGCCACCCGGCGTGCGCTCGGTGTCCCACGGGTTGCGCGTGATGCCGTGCAGCGGGGTGTTCGTGAAGCTGACCGCTCCGAACTCCGACGCCGTGGTGAGCCCGACGATCACGGCACCCGCGGCGCGCAGCCGGGCGACCTCGGTGTCGTCGTGCGCGGCGATGCGGTGCTCGAAGACCAGAGAAGCGTCGGTCTCCGGCCAGCCGTCGACGCAGGCGAGCTCTTTGACGCCGATGGGGACACCGGCGAGCGGCCCTGGGTCGCGACCAGCCGCCACCTCAGCATCGACCGCGTCGGCGCGTGCCCGCGCCGCATCGACGTCGAGATGGCACACCGCGTTCAGCGCGGGATTGATGCGCTCGATCCGCTCGAGGTGGACCTCCAGCACCTCCTTAGCGGTGCAGTCACCGGCCCGGATCGCGTCGGCGAGCTCCCACGCGTCCTTCTGGAAGAGCTCGGTCACCTGCACTCGTTCGCTCTCTGCGAGCCGGGATACCCGGCCCGCTGCCGTTCGCTCACCCAGCGGCGCGATCGTGGGCCAGCTTCGTGAGCTCCGAGAACGCGTCCTCGATCCCGGCCTCGAGGATCTCCAGGTCGGGCCATTGGTTGCGGTCGGCGAGCAAGCCCACGTGGAAGCTGCCGCAGTACGAGAGCACGGCCACGCCCAGGTTGAGGTTCCGCGTGAGCGGGACCATCGGGTACGCCTCGAGCATGCGCGCGCCCATGCAGTAGAGCGGGAACTGTGGTCCCGGCACGTTCGTGCACACGAGGTTGATGAACGGCTGGTGATGAATGAGCCGGGACGCGAGCCCGAGGAGCGTCGGCGCCGCGTACTCCGTGAGCCCCATCAGCGCGGCGGCACCCACCGCTTGCTCGCGCTCCTTGAGGCTCGTAGTCGTCGCCTGCACCGTGGCCAGACGGACGAGCGGATCGGGCTCGCCGACCGGGACCGACACGAACATCGCGGACAGACGGTTGCCGAGCTTCATGTGCTCGCTGTCGTCGCGCACCGAGACGGGGCAGAACACCTTGATCGTGAGATCGGGTGTGAGCTCGCCCCGGGTGTCGAGCAGGCGCGCCAGCCCGCCAGCGACGCCCGCGAGCACGGCGTCGTTCACGGTGCCGCCGAACGCGCGGCGAACGATCTTCACATCGTCGAGCGGTACGCTCACGGTGCCGAAGCGACGGGTCCGTCCGACCACCGGGTTGTTGAGCGAGGTCTTCGGCGCCACGAGCGCGCCGTCAGCGAGCGTGGACATCTGGCGGGCGAGGGACCCGATGCGCTCGGCCGCCCGGCGCGGCACCTCGAGCGCGGTCCGCGCCGTGCGCGCGACGGCCCCGGTGCTCTCGACCATGCCGCGCGCGGTGTCGATGAGCAGTCGCGCCGGCGTGGGCGCAGGCTCCGGTTCCCAAGGGACCGGCTCGTGAACGGTGGGCTCGGGGGTGAAGTCGAGGAGGACGGTGGCGACATCGACGCCGGAGATGCCGTCGACGAGGGCGTGATGCGTCTTCTGGATGAGCGCGACGTTCCCTCCCTCGACGCCCTCCACGAACCAGAGCTCCCAGAGCGGACGGGTGCGGTCGAGGACCTGCGCCTGGATCCGCTCGAACAGCGCGAGGAGCTCGCTGCGCGATCCCGGCGCCGGAAGGGCAGTGAGGCGCACGTGGTACCCGATGTCGAAGCGGTCGTCGTCGACCCAGATCGGCTGGCCCGCGTCGAGCGGCACGGACATCACACGCTTGCGGAAGCGGGGGATGAGGTGCAGCCGCGACGCGACGAGATCGCGCACGTCCGCGATGCGGAACCGGTCGCCCGGCCCGAAGAACGGCTCTCCCTCGAGCACGGTGAGCGCGCCGACGTGCATCGGCGTCTCGAGTCGCTCGAGGTGCAGGAAGCTCGCGTCGAGCCCGGTCAGCCGGTCGTAGGGCATGAGGCCGCAAGGCTACTGACGACGCGGTCAATGTGGAACAGGCACCCCTAGGTGTTCTGGCGTCAGAACCCGCCGTTCAAGCCGACGAGGGCCGGCGTCGAAGAAGTCGGGGCGCCCTGGAGGCAGCTGGGCACAGATCCGCCTCGACAGGGCGCCCCTTCATCCGGCAGGTTCCCGCAGCGGTGGGGCTGGGCAGTGACCGCTCGTTGCGGGAACCGGACCGGACGACCAACCGCGGTGCCGAGCGACCGCCCCCCGCCCGACCGAAGCCACCGGGATCATGCAATGCGGCCGACGCGCGGGCAAATGGACGCGGGTCAGCTGTCGAGGGTGGGGCGCGGGGGTCGCCACCGGCGCGCGAGGACGACACCGAGGGTGACCGCGGCGAGGCCCACGCCCGCGAGCGGCAGGTTCGGCGCGCCGGTTGCGGGGAGCGTGGGCACCGCGGCCGGCGGTGCGGCCGGCGGCTCGACCACGTCGGGGGGCACCACTTGAGCCATCGGCGGCGCGTAGCGGTAGCAGACGCGCACCGCGGCCGACGCGAACGTGTTGATCTGGAATTGCACGTTGCCGCCACCGCCCATGAACGTCTCCGAGATCGCGGTCGTCAGGTGGAACGGCACCGTGCCGGCGCCCGTGAACGCGCTGAGCACCGGCGCGGCTGCCGTCGTGACAGCCGCGGCGGCTTCGTCGCGCGCCGTGGACGGCTGCGTGACCGCGCTCGGACCGACGAAGTCGAGCGTGCCGTCGAACGCGGCGAGCGTCTGCGGCGGCACCCGCTCGATCGAGCCACTGATCGGGGGTGGTGCCACGAGCCCACCGGGGCTGGTGATCGACACCTGGTAGTCCATGCGCTCGGCGAAGACGACAGCAGATCCGGCCGTGCTCTCGAACACCGCGTCGGTATCGAGATGAATGCTCGGACCGGTGACGGCCACGTCGAGCAGCGTGCCGAGGGCCGGGTCGAACTGCGAGACCGAGATGTCGGCGTCGATCTCGGTGCGGGTGCGGGCCAACGCACCGTCGAAGCAGAGCGTCTGCTCGGTGGGCGTGGCGGCGACAGCAAGGCCACCGGTGATGATGAGCGTTCCCCCGATGATGCCGAACATCGCAAGGGCGCGTGAGAACAAGGTGGTGCGCACGAATGAACCTCCCGTGGTACTGGATGGGCGGATGTGCGCACCGGGACACCACCGTGACGCGGCGGTGACCTTCGATCGCGCGTCAGGAGGGCGCGCTCAGGAGGGCGCGCTCAGGAGGGCGCGCTNNNNNNNNNNNNNNNNNNNNNNNNNNNNNNNNNNNNNNNNNNNNNNNNNNNNNNNNNNNNNNNNNNNNNNNNNNNNNNNNNNNNNNNNNNNNNNNNNNNNAGGAGGGGAGGATGCAGGACACGAGGCTGAGCTCGCTCACGAGCACCGTCGCGCGCGGCGCGAGACCGTTCAAGCGGTTCACGATGTCGGTCTGCTCCTGGAGCACGCCCTGGAACGTCTGTCCGGGCCCGGTCGCGTCGGCCAGCTCGTCGAGCCCGTCGGCGTAGTCGCCGAGCACTCCGAGCAGCTCGTCGACGTCGGTCTCCATCTCCTCCGGCGGCGCCAGCTCGTCGAGGTTCTCCACGAGCCCCCGAAGCCGGTCGGCGACGCGGTGCACGAAGGTCGCGACTTCCTCGCCGGTGAACGACGGGTCCTGGGCCTTGCGGAACTCGTCGCTCGCGTCCTTCAGCGACGCACACTCCTGATTCGCGGTGTTGGTGAACTCGGCGATGGTCAGTCGTGCCTGGCCACCGCATGACGCGAGCGTGAAGCCGGCCACGAGCGCGCCGGCCACGGCAGAACGCGAACGCAGGGTGCCCATCGCCGCGCACGCTACCGGCTGACGCTTGCGGCGCGGCCGACCGGTAACCTCGACACCGTGCTCCCCGACTACGCAGCGCACGACGGGGCGATCGGCCTCGACTGGTACGAGACCGACCCGAACCTGCGGTTGCTGCTCGACCGTCTCCTCACCGATCGCGGTGACCGTGACTTCGCCGAGGAGCACGTCGCGCTGTATGGCGCGCTGTGCGGCGGACCGTTGGCGGGACGCGCCGAGGTGTCCGACCAGCACGGCCCGGTGCTGCGCCGCTACGACGAGTGGGGCGTGGAGGTCGACGAGATCGAGCTTCACCCCGGTTGGGTCGAGAGCAAGGCCGACCTCGTGCGCGCCGGCTTCACCGGGCTCGCGCACCACGTCGACCGGCCCGTCCCCGCGGTTGTCACGGCAGCGATGTGTTACCTGGTGAGCCAGGCCGAGACCGCGATCTATTGCGGTCTCGGCATGACCGCGGGTGCCGCCGACATCGTCGAGCGGTACGCGCCGACCGATGTGCGCGACGACTTCTTGCGCCGCCTCACGAGCCTCGATCCCGACGAGGCCTGGGAAGGCGGCATGTTCCTCACCGAGCGCCAAGGTGGAAGTGACGTGGGCGCGAACACCACTCGCGCCGTTCCCGACGGCGACGAGTGGCGGATCTTCGGCGAGAAGCACTTCTGCTCGAACGCCGACGCCGAGGTGTTCATCGTGCTCGCCCGACCGGAAGGTGCTCCCGAAGGCACGCGCGGCCTCGCCACGTTCATCGTCCCGAGAGTGCTCCCCGACGGCGCGCCGAACGGATTCCAGATCAAGCGGCTCAAGCCCAAGCTCGGTACGCGAGCGGTGCCAACGGCAGAGATCGAGCTCGTCGGCGCACGCGCGTGGTTGGCTTCGCAGCGAGCGAACGACCGCGAGGCGGGTAACCCGACTCGCAGTGAGCGAGCGAATGAAGGTGGCCTCAATCGGATGATGGAGATGGTCAACGGCAGCCGCTTCGGGGTGGCGCTGATGGGGCTCGGCATCCACCGCCGGTCCTTCCTGGAGGCCGCGATCTACGCCGCACACCGTCATCAGTGGGGCCAGCGCATCGACTCGTACCCAATGGTGCGCGAGACCCTCGTCGACCTGCTCGTCGAGCTCGAGGCCGGGATGGCGCTCACCTTCGAGTGCGCCACGGCTGCACGCACGACCGCCGAAGCCGACGAGGGGCGCCTGCTCCGGCGCATCCTCGTGCCGATAGCCAAGGTGCGCGCGACGCGCGAGGCCCTGAACGCGGCGAGTCAGGCGCTCGAGGTCTTCGGCGGTAACGGCTACATGGAGGACTGGCCGATGGCGCGCCAGCTGCGCGACGCGCAATGCCACACGATCTGGGAGGGGACAGAGAACATCTGCTGCCTCGACGTGCGGCGCGCGATCCGCGGCGACGACGCGCACGAGGCCCTCCTCGCCCGAGTCACGCGCGCGCTCGACGGCGCAGGCACCGACGCGGTGCTGGCACCGGTGGTCGACGCGGTCGCGACGACGCTCGGCGACGCCAAGGAGGCGTTGGCGAGGTTCTCGGTGGCCGAGGACGACGTGCAGCTCCTCAACGCCAAGCGCGTCACCCACCTCCTCGCCGACCTCGCCGAAGGTGCGCTCCTGCTCGACGAGGCCACGTGGCAGCTCGCCCGCGACGGCGACGCCCGCAAGGCAGTCGTGGCGCGACGGTTCGCACGCCGCCTCGTTCCCACCCGCGCGCGCGGGCTCCTCGACGACGACCGAACCGTGCTCGAGCACTTCGAGCCGATCGTGCGGTACGGCGCGATCGATCCCGCGGCTGCCTGAGTTGGCACTCACACCCACCGCGGTGTGGAACGTCTCGCCAGAGCTCGTGCTCGCGCTCGACGAGCACCTCGGAGCCCCGGTCGACAGCTACGTGAACGGCACCCAGACCTGGCTCACCGATAGTCATCCGGGTGGCGTCACGCTCGAATGGCGCCTCCATCCGGTGCCCCGCTACGAGCAACCGGCCGGTTGCTCGATCTACGACGTCTGGGACGCCGTCGTGAGCGGGATCGTCTCCGGAAGCGGCACCGAGCACTTGCCGATCGGAACCGAGCTCCGAGCCCTCTCCTCGATCTGGGAGGGGCTCGAGTGCTTCCCGGCGTACGGTGACGAGGTGGAGCCGCCGATCCTCGCCGGGACCGCCCGCGATGCGCTCGGGATCGCGCCCGACGCATCCGGCCTGGTCGACCACGAGCGCATCGGTGACGCGTGGGAGCGCGAGCCGGGCGCGGTGTCGATCATGGGCCTGCTCCTCGACGATCTCCAGGCGGACTGATGGACCGAGCCGCGCTCGCACGCGCGATCTACGAACGTGCGCACCTGACGGGTGAGTTCACGCTGCGGTCGGGGACCGTGAGCAACGAGTACTTCGACAAGTACCTGTTCGAGGGCGATCCCGAACTGCTCCGAGACATCGCCGAGCTGCTCGCGGCGCTCGTGCCCGACGGTACCGACGCGCTCGCCGGCCTCGAGCTCGGCGGTGTACCGCTCGCGACCGCGCTCTCGCATCGCACGGGGTTGCCGACTCGATTCGTCCGCAAGGAGGCCAAGACCTACGGCACCTGCCGCCTCGCCGAAGGCGGCGAGATCGACGGTCAGCACCTCACCGTCATCGAAGATGTCGTGACGTCAGGTGGTCAGGTGGTGGCGTCGTGCGGCGACCTCCGCGACCAGGGCGCGCTCGTCGACACGGCGCTGTGCGTGATCGACCGCGAAGCTGGCGGCACCGAGGCCCTCGCCCACATCGGCGTCGAGCTCCGCTCGCTGTTCACGATGAGCGACTTGCTTCCCTAGGCACCATCCTCGCCACCGCGCCACGGCGGAGTTCTCGGCAGGTCGAAGTCGACGGGGCGTTGTTCGCCTTCGATCGCGGCAAACGCCGTCTCGACCCAACGGGCGCCGCCCGCGAGTGGCCACGGCAGCGCGTCGCGCGCGAAGAATCCAACGTCCCGGGTCTCGAGCGGGTGGCCTTCCAGCGTGCCGCCGAGCACGCGGCAGTGAAAGACGAGCGAGTACAGGGGCAGGCGCGCGAAGCCGAGGCGGAGACCGTCGAACACCGCGATGAGTGACACCGGCTCCACCTCGATGCCGGTCTCCTCGTACACCTCTTTGATGGCTACTTCCGACGGCGAGTATCCGACGTCGGCCCAACCCACCGGGTAGAGCCAAACACCCGAGTCAGCGCGCTGGGTGAGCAGGATCTCGTTGTTGTCGTTGCCAACCACTGCGGCGACGGCGACCTTCGGCGTCACGTACCCAGCGACGCCTTCGCCGACGGTCGCAAGCCATTCCTCGAACAGCGCGTCGGCCTCGGCCTCCTCGAGCGCGGCCGACCGGATGTCGGCGGCGACCTTGAGCACCTCCTCGAAGCGCTCCTTC encodes:
- a CDS encoding acyl-CoA dehydrogenase family protein codes for the protein MLPDYAAHDGAIGLDWYETDPNLRLLLDRLLTDRGDRDFAEEHVALYGALCGGPLAGRAEVSDQHGPVLRRYDEWGVEVDEIELHPGWVESKADLVRAGFTGLAHHVDRPVPAVVTAAMCYLVSQAETAIYCGLGMTAGAADIVERYAPTDVRDDFLRRLTSLDPDEAWEGGMFLTERQGGSDVGANTTRAVPDGDEWRIFGEKHFCSNADAEVFIVLARPEGAPEGTRGLATFIVPRVLPDGAPNGFQIKRLKPKLGTRAVPTAEIELVGARAWLASQRANDREAGNPTRSERANEGGLNRMMEMVNGSRFGVALMGLGIHRRSFLEAAIYAAHRHQWGQRIDSYPMVRETLVDLLVELEAGMALTFECATAARTTAEADEGRLLRRILVPIAKVRATREALNAASQALEVFGGNGYMEDWPMARQLRDAQCHTIWEGTENICCLDVRRAIRGDDAHEALLARVTRALDGAGTDAVLAPVVDAVATTLGDAKEALARFSVAEDDVQLLNAKRVTHLLADLAEGALLLDEATWQLARDGDARKAVVARRFARRLVPTRARGLLDDDRTVLEHFEPIVRYGAIDPAAA
- a CDS encoding choice-of-anchor E domain-containing protein, whose translation is MRTTLFSRALAMFGIIGGTLIITGGLAVAATPTEQTLCFDGALARTRTEIDADISVSQFDPALGTLLDVAVTGPSIHLDTDAVFESTAGSAVVFAERMDYQVSITSPGGLVAPPPISGSIERVPPQTLAAFDGTLDFVGPSAVTQPSTARDEAAAAVTTAAAPVLSAFTGAGTVPFHLTTAISETFMGGGGNVQFQINTFASAAVRVCYRYAPPMAQVVPPDVVEPPAAPPAAVPTLPATGAPNLPLAGVGLAAVTLGVVLARRWRPPRPTLDS
- a CDS encoding amidase; amino-acid sequence: MTELFQKDAWELADAIRAGDCTAKEVLEVHLERIERINPALNAVCHLDVDAARARADAVDAEVAAGRDPGPLAGVPIGVKELACVDGWPETDASLVFEHRIAAHDDTEVARLRAAGAVIVGLTTASEFGAVSFTNTPLHGITRNPWDTERTPGGSSGGSAAAVAAGLFPACTGGDGGGSIRIPASYCGLPGMKTTYGATGTGPGMFSFSQTSVRGPMVRSVRDAARYLDVIVGPTLTDPHSVARPERDLEPQLVSGEAVDALRGLRVAWSSTLGYASAEPAVSSLAREAADALVDAAGLELVDIPVELPKPGTSWTVLGTVNEMAHAYEDLRDRVHDLTDVLRMSVASFEHLRPEILLKAVRGKWATVAASAAVFEEVDLLLTPTTPTIAFEAEGRLGGFVNGKEVSLMGLSAPFTAPFNLTGQPACSIPAGLVDGLPVALQVVARRFDDVHCLAAAALVEQQRPWPKLAPLATA
- a CDS encoding NUDIX hydrolase N-terminal domain-containing protein, which produces MSDEHQISAIDLLRWAESLAGIARTGLGFTQSLYEKERFEEVLKVAADIRSAALEEAEADALFEEWLATVGEGVAGYVTPKVAVAAVVGNDNNEILLTQRADSGVWLYPVGWADVGYSPSEVAIKEVYEETGIEVEPVSLIAVFDGLRLGFARLPLYSLVFHCRVLGGTLEGHPLETRDVGFFARDALPWPLAGGARWVETAFAAIEGEQRPVDFDLPRTPPWRGGEDGA
- the pyrE gene encoding orotate phosphoribosyltransferase; protein product: MDRAALARAIYERAHLTGEFTLRSGTVSNEYFDKYLFEGDPELLRDIAELLAALVPDGTDALAGLELGGVPLATALSHRTGLPTRFVRKEAKTYGTCRLAEGGEIDGQHLTVIEDVVTSGGQVVASCGDLRDQGALVDTALCVIDREAGGTEALAHIGVELRSLFTMSDLLP
- a CDS encoding wax ester/triacylglycerol synthase family O-acyltransferase, which gives rise to MPYDRLTGLDASFLHLERLETPMHVGALTVLEGEPFFGPGDRFRIADVRDLVASRLHLIPRFRKRVMSVPLDAGQPIWVDDDRFDIGYHVRLTALPAPGSRSELLALFERIQAQVLDRTRPLWELWFVEGVEGGNVALIQKTHHALVDGISGVDVATVLLDFTPEPTVHEPVPWEPEPAPTPARLLIDTARGMVESTGAVARTARTALEVPRRAAERIGSLARQMSTLADGALVAPKTSLNNPVVGRTRRFGTVSVPLDDVKIVRRAFGGTVNDAVLAGVAGGLARLLDTRGELTPDLTIKVFCPVSVRDDSEHMKLGNRLSAMFVSVPVGEPDPLVRLATVQATTTSLKEREQAVGAAALMGLTEYAAPTLLGLASRLIHHQPFINLVCTNVPGPQFPLYCMGARMLEAYPMVPLTRNLNLGVAVLSYCGSFHVGLLADRNQWPDLEILEAGIEDAFSELTKLAHDRAAG